From the genome of Lotus japonicus ecotype B-129 chromosome 6, LjGifu_v1.2, one region includes:
- the LOC130723504 gene encoding uncharacterized protein LOC130723504 produces the protein MKLSTSSYHASTSTSSSSSSSTITMHNSKSTTNAGCLISIFRKILCSRGVPTQSSDQTRELRASNSMGSGKAQDLNAEAGAASTTTPGIVARLMGLESIASSEMPCSSKPGSLSRSRSMNSMDQDYLGDCNGMQGLQKKVKSTLSFREVPTFLLIENEKFLVFSFENGGESRAFKSTGRKNEIGYPELKQKVPTKRGELKENKREKVCDKKKGQMSRRVCDVSCGNVRNDGKLQDITNTLHVSKDSSENKCFDSEALKLSQSQHLINCKEVVIGGKKKRKKKKTNCQTENKIEVECKSQDSSPVSVLDFEREACGKVGLNSRRKLSAELENDQNFHLRSDDNLVIDERKVKATENTKFGGPKEYTGIRGEICRLVEDDLARSNQIHGWMNEQCELESLSAEFESEIFDQLLNELMVELVGHSHSQVCNFKIL, from the exons ATGAAGCTCTCAACTTCCTCCTATCATGCATCCACAtccacatcatcatcatcatcatcatccaccATAACTATGCACAATTCCAAAAGCACCACCAATGCAGGGTGTCTCATAAGCATTTTTCGCAAGATTCTTTGTTCTCGTGGCGTTCCAACACAGTCATCAGATCAAACTAGAGAACTTCGTGCCTCAAATTCAATGGGAAGTGGAAAAGCTCAAGACTTGAATGCTGAGGCTGGTGCTGCTTCTACTACTACTCCTGGGATAGTGGCAAGGTTGATGGGTTTGGAATCAatagcatcatcagagatgccCTGTTCATCAAAACCAGGTTCACTTTCGCGTAGCCGATCAATGAATTCTATGGATCAGGATTACTTGGGAGATTGCAATGGAATGCAGGGTCTGCAAAAGAAGGTTAAGTCCACATTGTCATTTAGGGAGGTGCCAACTTTtcttttgattgaaaatgaaAAGTTTTTGGTGTTTAGCTTTGAAAATGGAGGTGAGAGCAGAGCATTCAAGTCCACTGGGAGAAAAAATGAAATTGGCTATCCAGAACTGAAGCAGAAAGTGCCAACAAAGAGGGGTGAGTTGAAggaaaataagagagaaaaagtgTGTGATAAGAAGAAGGGGCAAATGAGCAGAAGGGTGTGTGATGTGTCTTGTGGAAATGTTAGAAATGATGGTAAACTTCAAGATATCACCAACACTCTGCATGTGTCCAAGGATTCATCTGAAAATAAATGTTTTGATTCAGAAGCATTGAAATTGTCACAGTCACAGCACTTGATCAATTGCAAGGAAGTTGTGATTGgtggaaagaagaagagaaagaagaagaaaacaaattgTCAAACAGAAAACAAGATAGAAGTCGAATGCAAATCACAAGATTCAAGTCCAGTTTCTGTCCTTGATTTTGAGCGTGAAGCTTGCGGAAAAG TTGGTTTGAATTCAAGAAGGAAATTGTCAGCAGAGCTTGAAAATGATCAGAATTTTCATCTTCGTTCTGATGATAATTTGGTGATTGATGAAAGGAAGGTCAAGGCAACTGAGAACACCAAATTTGGAGGACCAAAGGAGTATACAGGTATTAGGGGTGAAATTTGCAGGCTAGTTGAAGATGATTTAGCTCGATCAAATCAGATACATGGATGGATGAATGAGCAATGTGAATTAGAAAGTTTGAGTGCAGAATTTGAGTCAGAAATTTTTGATCAATTGTTAAATGAGCTGATGGTTGAACTTGTTGGGCATTCCCACTCACAAGTTTGCAACTTCAAGATTTTGTAA